One genomic window of Lytechinus variegatus isolate NC3 chromosome 1, Lvar_3.0, whole genome shotgun sequence includes the following:
- the LOC121431654 gene encoding sialin-like — protein MYAMRVNVSVTIAVMTNATFTTQPAGQNDTVETCWSPNTTHEDEYGQEGGEFLWSSHEQELVLAGFFYGYTVAQIPSGWLTDKIGGTRVFGISMFLSAAVSLFSPIAAELGSSYFLAVRVLCGIGEAGTYPALGSMVARWFPPKDFSAAFSIAISSGKFGAFIGTVLSGLISSSDLLGGWPLTYYTFGGFTLLLVLVWIIRIYETPGRHPRISAQEKEYLSTTVITEKVKVRQKVKYLVKASNYGDEITK, from the exons ATGTATGCAATGCGCGTCAATGTCAGTGTAACCATTGCAGTGATGACGAACGCCACTTTTACAACTCAACCAGCGGGGCAGAATGACACAGTGGAAACGTGCTGGTCACCAAACACGACACATGAAGATGAATATGGGCAG GAAGGAGGGGAGTTTTTATGGTCTAGTCACGAACAAGAGCTCGTCCTCGCAGGTTTTTTCTATGGCTACACCGTCGCACAGATACCCAGTGGCTGGCTGACGGATAAGATTGGAGGCACTCGGGTCTTCGGAATATCCATGTTCCTTTCGGCAGCCGTCAGTCTGTTCAGCCCGATTGCAGCCGAACTCGGCTCTTCGTACTTCCTCGCTGTCAGGGTgttgtgcggtatcggtgag GCAGGTACTTACCCGGCGTTGGGATCAATGGTAGCACGTTGGTTTCCTCCAAAGGACTTCTCGGCAGCTTTTTCAATTGCAATTTCGA GTGGAAAATTTGGAGCATTCATCGGGACTGTTCTGTCCGGTCTTATATCCAGTTCAGATTTGCTTGGTGGATGGCCGTTGACGTATTATACTTTTG GTGGATTTACGCTTTTGTTAGTATTGGTATGGATTATCCGTATCTACGAGACCCCTGGTCGCCACCCAAGGATATCAGCTCAAGAGAAGGAATATCTTTCAACGACCGTTATCACAGAGAAGGTAAAAGTCAGACAAAAAGTCAAATATCTTGTGAAAGCAAGTAACTACGGTGATGAGATTACGAAATAG
- the LOC121406513 gene encoding sialin-like, whose amino-acid sequence MFTSIPVWAIIMTSFGASWTNQLLFTNQPIYLKHVQGMDIELIGITAAIPFLVEFSFLVLGGMISNKLISKEFLSTGATRKLVTFIGLTISAIFYLLLAFVGCNTALSVLFMIGACGFNGVCSSGYYVNLMDIAPRLAGSLIGLVNSASALSGGLSPIVVGALTPNQSDITGWQTVFLSCFGINLLACLIFMVFGSGKEQNWAKQTEYDKL is encoded by the exons ATGTTCACATCTATTCCCGTTTGGGCCATTATCATGACATCTTTCGGTGCGTCGTGGACAAATCAGTTGCTCTTCACGAATCAACCCATCTACCTCAAGCACGTTCAAGGAATGGATATTGAACTG ATTGGTATCACTGCTGCCATCCCCTTTCTTGTCGAGTTCTCGTTTTTGGTACTGGGTGGCATGATCAGCAACAAGCTGATAAGTAAGGAGTTCTTGAGTACAGGAGCTACAAGAAAATTGGTAACCTTTATCG GACTAACCATATCAGCAATATTTTACCTTCTTCTTGCGTTCGTTGGTTGCAACACCGCCCTCTCCGTCCTGTTCATGATAGGCGCATGTGGCTTCAATGGGGTCTGCAGTTCCGGCTACTACGTAAACCTGATGGACATAGCGCCTAGACTCGCAGGAAGTCTGATTGGTTTGGTCAATTCTGCATCAGCCCTTTCTGGAGGACTAAGTCCGATTGTTGTTGGAGCTCTTACTCCTAACCAG tctgACATTACAGGTTGGCAAACGGTCTTTCTTTCCTGCTTCGGAATCAATTTGCTGGCATGTTTGATATTCATGGTATTTGGAAGTGGAAAAGAGCAGAACTGGGCCAAGCAAACTGAATATGACAAGTTGTGA
- the LOC121431659 gene encoding putative inorganic phosphate cotransporter produces the protein MVFVGNGLLYAMRINVSVTMAAMTNATYTTFDHGEGYNQTVETCPKPNNSTESTNENGEFLWTAHQQELIIAGFFYGYSVSQIPAGWLTDKIGGTRVFGFGMFISGISSLLGPTAAWMGPEFLLAIRIFCGFFETGKIAIPVKSIILSIPVWAIIICSFVGTWANNVVFTNQPIYLKHVQGMNIELIGILSSIPFLAEGGMLVLCSKLAIKLINEKTLSVVATRKLLTAIGLGLTAGSFLLLAYVGCNSALSVVLMISATGFNGIASSGYYVNLMDIAPRFAGSLLGFVNTSSAISGALTPYVIGVFTTNQADILGWQTVFFISTGLTLLAALVYSILGSGEVQEWAKSSNEETL, from the exons ATGGTCTTCGTAGGAAACGGCTTGTTGTACGCCATGCGGATCAATGTGAGCGTTACCATGGCCGCGATGACAAACGCCACATACACAACGTTCGATCATGGTGAAGGCTATAATCAAACTGTGGAAACGTGCCCCAAACCGAATAATTCGACTGAGTCCACGAATGAA AACGGAGAATTCCTGTGGACGGCGCACCAGCAAGAACTCATCATCGCTGGGTTCTTCTACGGCTATTCCGTCTCACAGATTCCGGCAGGATGGCTTACGGATAAAATCGGAGGAACTCGGGTGTTCGGCTTCGGCATGTTCATATCCGGGATATCCAGTCTGCTAGGGCCTACAGCCGCTTGGATGGGACCGGAGTTTCTGCTTGCAATTCGGATCTTTTGTGGCTTTTTCGAG ACGGGTAAGATTGCAATACCCGTGAAGTCTATCATACTCTCAATACCAGTCTGGGCTATCATCATCTGCTCATTTGTTGGAACGTGGGCCAACAACGTCGTGTTTACAAATCAACCTATCTATCTTAAACACGTTCAAGGCATGAACATTGAATTG ATTGGTATCCTCTCTTCCATTCCCTTCCTGGCTGAAGGGGGTATGCTGGTTTTATGTAGCAAACTCGCAATCAAATTAATCAACGAAAAAACACTCAGCGTGGTGGCCACGAGGAAACTTTTAACTGCAATAG GTCTTGGGCTCACCGCCGGATCATTCCTGCTGTTGGCCTATGTGGGATGCAACAGCGCCCTCTCAGTCGTCTTGATGATCAGTGCAACAGGGTTCAACGGTATCGCCTCCAGTGGTTACTACGTCAACCTCATGGACATCGCTCCCAGGTTTGCAGGTAGTCTCCTCGGCTTTGTCAACACCTCATCGGCCATATCCGGTGCCTTGACACCGTATGTTATTGGTGTCTTCACGACAAATCAG gCTGACATTCTTGGATGGCAGACAGTCTTCTTCATTTCAACTGGACTGACTCTGCTAGCTGCACTCGTGTACAGTATCCTTGGATCTGGTGAAGTGCAAGAATGGGCTAAATCATCTAATGAAGAAACCTTGTGA